One Rosa chinensis cultivar Old Blush chromosome 5, RchiOBHm-V2, whole genome shotgun sequence genomic region harbors:
- the LOC112165515 gene encoding APO protein 4, mitochondrial, with the protein MALRRKVGESSNFSCKMMLSFSRYYSSNKVDLKKLRPMILKRIQDRAKDYPVQSMIPVAEEVLNSRRLLIQGVSTLLKVIPVVACKFCPEVHISDKGHLIQTCCGFKRRGRNRVHEWMTGSLKDVLLPVEAFHLKHMFQGVIKHNQRFDYDRVPAVVELCWQAGANDENLYSGTWNPESDCVAVEGAESLSPAELTLVANGTLRAWEILRNGVKKLLMVYPAKVCKDCSEVHVGPSGHKARLCGLFKYEHWQGTHFWRKASVNDLVPPNIVWRRRRQDPPVLLNEGRGYYGHAPAVVELCAQAGAIVPSKYRCMMKVEGLTSVVNQGLPPPPFNLTEPYRLLHPKDHV; encoded by the exons ATGGCGCTGAGGAGAAAAGTGGGGGAGAGTTCGAATTTCAGTTGCAAAATGATGTTGAGCTTTTCGAGGTATTACAGCTCAAACAAAGTGGACTTAAAGAAGCTGAGGCCTATGATTCTGAAGAGAATCCAGGACCGAGCTAAGGACTATCCGGTGCAGAGCATGATACCAGTGGCCGAGGAGGTCCTTAATTCCCGGAGGCTTCTTATTCAAGGCGTCTCTACCCTCCTCAAAGTGATCCCAGTTGTGGCCTGCAA ATTCTGTCCAGAAGTACACATTAGCGATAAAGGTCACTTAATTCAGACTTGTTGTGGTTTCAAACGTCGTGGCAGAAATCGGGTTCATGAGTGGATGACTGGTAGTTTGAAAGATGTACTTCTTCCAGTAGAGGCATTTCACTTGAAGCACATGTTCCAGGGTGTTATCAAACATAACCAAAGGTTTGATTATGACCGTGTTCCTGCAGTTGTTGAGCTGTGCTGGCAAGCAGGGGCAAATGATGAAAATCTGTATTCTGGTACTTGGAACCCAGAAAGTGATTGTGTTGCTGTTGAAGGAGCTGAGTCATTGTCACCTGCTGAACTCACTCTGGTTGCCAATGGAACTTTGAGGGCCTGGGAAATACTTAGAAATGGCGTGAAGAAATTGTTGATGGTTTATCCAGCAAAAGTGTGTAAAGACTGTTCAGAAGTCCATGTTGGGCCATCTGGGCATAAGGCGAGGCTTTGTGGACTTTTTAAGTATGAGCATTGGCAAGGAACCCACTTTTGGAGAAAAGCATCTGTAAATGATCTTGTTCCTCCAAACATTGTATGGCGGAGGCGGCGTCAAGATCCTCCTGTGCTTTTGAATGAAGGAAGGGGCTATTATGGGCATGCTCCAGCAGTAGTAGAACTATGCGCACAGGCAGGTGCTATTGTGCCTTCAAAGTATCGTTGTATGATGAAAGTGGAGGGTTTAACTTCAGTTGTAAATCAAGGTTTACCCCCTCCGCCATTTAACCTGACAGAACCATACAGGTTACTCCATCCGAAAGATCATGTTTAA
- the LOC112164201 gene encoding uncharacterized protein LOC112164201, which yields MGFLDSTTPPPIAPPPPKAKTFTSIVSNSIESSVSLSQLPAPIVRRDKTYIKINEALYQEQLKSFKTNLLGHLLLRKGSATLKTADLKGMLNTLWKPSAPWRLVPLGKGYFDIHFATEDDLRRVWGEGTCTLATGIFRLAQWKPDFVPGDILPQTHAQLWVRFYGLSQDYWHPQHLMEIAHGVGTPLQLDRATKEREFGYYARILVDVDLARELPSSLMIERENHCFPIEVVYENLCTHCGLVGHTADRCKQLNDKEQETA from the coding sequence ATGGGGTTCCTTGACTCGACTACTCCTCCACCCATAGCTCCTCCTCCACCCAAGGCGAAAACTTTCACATCAATTgtttcaaattcaattgaatCATCGGTGTCTCTTAGCCAACTACCTGCACCGATTGTTCGCAGAGATAAAACATACATTAAGATCAATGAGGCTCTTTATCAGGAGCAATTGAAAAGTTTCAAAACCAACCTCCTTGGTCATCTACTGCTCCGTAAAGGCTCTGCAACTTTGAAGACTGCTGATCTCAAGGGTATGCTTAACACTCTGTGGAAGCCCTCAGCTCCATGGCGTCTTGTTCCGCTGGGGAAAGGATACTTCGACATTCACTTTGCAACAGAGGATGATTTGCGAAGAGTTTGGGGAGAGGGTACATGCACCCTTGCTACTGGTATTTTCAGATTGGCTCAATGGAAGCCAGATTTTGTGCCGGGAGACATTCTCCCACAGACCCATGCTCAACTTTGGGTTCGATTTTATGGTTTGAGCCAAGACTATTGGCATCCTCAACATCTAATGGAGATTGCTCATGGAGTGGGCACTCCATTGCAATTAGACCGGGCTACGAAGGAGCGTGAGTTTGGCTATTATGCCAGAATTTTAGTAGATGTGGATCTTGCCAGGGAATTACCATCTTCATTGATGATTGAGCGTGAAAATCATTGTTTTCCCATTGAAGTGGTCTATGAAAATTTGTGCACCCATTGTGGTTTGGTTGGCCATACTGCTGATCGTTGTAAGCAACTAAACGACAAGGAACAAGAAACAGCGTGA